The Candidatus Binatia bacterium genome includes the window TGGAAGCTGCACCACCCGTTTCGAACAACGAAGTTTACGATTGCGATCAAGTTGCCGCTAAGTTGGCTCAGGAAGACCCGGAGCGCGGGTTCAAGCTCCTAGAGACACTACTCATACAAACGGAGGATAGACGCAGTTGGTGTCCAATTGATCGATATACCGGTGGAAACGAGTTTTGGAGTGTCTTATATCAGGCTGATCGTCGTCGGGCTTTGCGGACAGTCTTTTCGGTTGCTTTGCGCGACCCGTTGTATAGCTTCCGTGTCACATGGAACCTTGAAGAGCTATTGAATCAACAGGCGGACGCGGACATTTTGCTTGACTTCGCTCTCGAAAGCGAGAGTCAGGCTATTTTGGTTGCCGAAAGCATAACGAACGCCAAAGAGGGCTTTTGGCCAATTGCTTTCGGCATTATTGGTGCTTATCCGACCAGTCCAAGGGTTTGGGATGCCCTCACGCGGGGTGTCGAACAAACGGGTCGAATGATTGAAGGTCCTTATTCACAACATATCGAGTCGTGCCGCAAAGAGGTTGAGAAAAAGCTTGCCGATCCTGTTACTCCGGCAGCAGCTCGCCCTTGGCTTCGGGATATCTTGGGCCGTTTGGAAGGAGAAATAGCACGGAATGTTATATGGGAATACGACGAAGACGCTAACAATCTACGACGATACATTGAGAGTGAAAACAAGAATTCGCCAGAGCGACTATGGGCGATCAGTAGATTATTGAAGTTTGCAGACTGGAAAGACGTTAGAAAGCTTTTGACAGTTGAAGATATAGAAGAAGCGCTTCCGCAAGTGGATCTTCCAGAAAGAAAGCGCAAGGCTTTAGAAAAGGCCTTGGAGGTCTGGCGAGCTGGAAACTAAAGTGATGACACCCTTCCAATCACGGGTGTTAAATATGCTCTTTGCCGTAGACGACATTCACCGGAATTACCACTTCACGGGTGGCACCGCGCTTGCCGAATTTTATCTGCAGCACCGCCAATCTGATGATCTTGATTTGTTCACGAGGGCAGTGCGGAACATAAGGAACGACTACACGGAGGTGAGACGAGTTTTCGATCATGAAGGCCTTGAAGTCTCGGCAGAACGCGAAGGCGATGAGTTCGTCCGCTTCTTCGTCCGCGGAAAGGACGAAGCCGGAACAGGTCTAAAGGTTGAGTTTTGCCGAGATGCGGGCGCGCAAATGAGTCCCGCCAAGACCATCGGAAACATAATCGTCGATTCTTTTGAGGACATCGCCGTAAACAAAGTTTGCGCGATCTATGGAAGAACCGAGGTCAAGGACTATGTCGATTTATATTTCATTCTACGGCAGTCGGAATTTACCCTCGATTACTTGGTTGGACGGGCGAAGGAAAAGGAAGCAGCTTTTGACCGAGAGGAGACGGTTCTTGAATTTGCTACGAAGCTTTTGGAAGTCAGAGATTTACATTTACACCAGATCCGGATGATCAAACCCCTCCCTTTGGAGGACTTCCAGTCGTATCTTTCATCCAAAGCAGAAACGCTTATCAGACGTCTTCGTCCAAATCCTACGAACTAGCCGGGGTGAACCAGCGGAATTGTACAGTTGAACGGTTTTCAGTAGCCCAGGTCTTCGATCTCCTCGTCGGCCATGCCGAAGTAATGGGCGATCTCGTGTACGACGGTGAGACGGATCTGCCTGCGACGCTCGGCCGGATCGGGAAAGTCGCGCAGCAACGGCTCGGAGAAGATCGTAATCTTGTCGGGGAGCAGGGGCGGGAAGGACACAGAGCGGTCGGATAAAGGAGTTCCCTCATAAAGACCGTAGAGCGCATCCTCGTCCGGGTCGAGACCCAACGCCTGAAGCCGTTTCTTCGTCGGCTGTTTCTCGACTACGATCTCGACGTTGTGAATGCGGGTGCGAAACTCCTTCGGCAATCGATCCAGGGCGCGGGCGACTTCTGTCTCGATTTCTTTGCGATCCATTTGTGGCAAGTGTGCACCAAGCTGTGTTGACGATCAAGAAGGCAGGCGAGAGGCGGGAGCAAGAGGCAAATAAGCTCCTGCCCGGTGCCGCTGGTTTGCTCATGTTGGCTCTTATCATTTCGTGCCGCGTTGCCACGCCTGCTCAAATACTCGAGAGCGAACCGCTCGTCATTCAGGACGATTTCGACCGCGAATCGGTGAGCCGGGCGGTTCAGCATAGCATGGATTATTTCGCCAAAATCCCCGGCGATCGGGTGATCGCCGAGCGGCCGAGAAAAATCACGGCGCGGGAAGCGAGAGAATCGTTGGTGAGCTTCCTCGAAGTCATGAATCTCTGGGACGAACCCGGCAAGTTGGCGCAGGCGATCCGTTCGCGCTTCGATATCGTTCCATCCGCCGTCGAGCAGGCGGAGCGGGACATTCTCGTCACCGGCTATTACCGCCCGGTCATCGACGGCAGCCTGACG containing:
- a CDS encoding nucleotidyl transferase AbiEii/AbiGii toxin family protein — its product is MTPFQSRVLNMLFAVDDIHRNYHFTGGTALAEFYLQHRQSDDLDLFTRAVRNIRNDYTEVRRVFDHEGLEVSAEREGDEFVRFFVRGKDEAGTGLKVEFCRDAGAQMSPAKTIGNIIVDSFEDIAVNKVCAIYGRTEVKDYVDLYFILRQSEFTLDYLVGRAKEKEAAFDREETVLEFATKLLEVRDLHLHQIRMIKPLPLEDFQSYLSSKAETLIRRLRPNPTN
- a CDS encoding metallopeptidase family protein; translated protein: MDRKEIETEVARALDRLPKEFRTRIHNVEIVVEKQPTKKRLQALGLDPDEDALYGLYEGTPLSDRSVSFPPLLPDKITIFSEPLLRDFPDPAERRRQIRLTVVHEIAHYFGMADEEIEDLGY